AATTTTCAAATCAAACTAAACGTATTCGTTGAGAATACCAATCAGCGTATTCGCATCCTGTTCGCCGCTTTGGCGCCAGACCATTTCCCCCTTTTTGTAGATCATCAGGGTGGGCAGGCCTTTGATGCGAAGTGCCTGGGAAAGTTCCTTGTTCTTGTCGACATCTATCTTGATGAC
This genomic window from Robiginitalea biformata HTCC2501 contains:
- a CDS encoding thioredoxin family protein, with protein sequence MSKFGELIDQNHPVLLDFYAEWNEQSTAMHPVLRDVAAALGDKGKVIKIDVDKNKELSQALRIKGLPTLMIYKKGEMVWRQSGEQDANTLIGILNEYV